The Neobacillus sp. OS1-2 genome includes a window with the following:
- a CDS encoding spore germination protein translates to MFKKRIRQRKPITYETKEESIGKVLEKVKRSSDFSSFYPVESNHCVRISYFQTLIDTNLLHQSVLPNLIEKIDSIKDLHDIKKLIPIEGIKISSDATEVGNRLHEGYAVIQLQDNLEDCALLSLGNSRLGNRETNETENEFSVIGPKTGFIEDLNTNLHLIRGGLVTTNLIFDEMEVGTRSKTKVVVAYLEGVTNPEFVQTARQRISDLDIDVLYDNTRLEQLISDHVNTPFPLYITTERVDRAIFALVQGQVAIISDKSCYVVTGPANLMDFFSSPEDFYLPWIVGTFFKLIRIIGMLFSVFSTPFYVAILTFHFEVVPKDLLGPIVYSRANVPFPPVVEVLFLELTIEFLREAGARLPTKIGQTLGIVGGIVIGQATVEAALTSNILLIIVALSALSSFTTPIYKMSNAIRILRYPFIVLAALYGGFGIYLGVILLIGHLMRLKSFGSPYMIPLFPYRKGGFSQSFTRLPFPYIHKRPSFLRPLTRKMYDPKTKQDPEEGLNTE, encoded by the coding sequence ATGTTCAAAAAACGAATCCGACAAAGAAAACCAATTACATATGAAACAAAGGAGGAATCGATTGGTAAGGTTCTTGAGAAGGTAAAAAGGTCCAGTGACTTTTCTAGTTTTTATCCCGTAGAGTCCAATCACTGTGTACGTATTAGTTACTTTCAGACGTTAATTGATACGAATTTACTTCATCAATCGGTCCTCCCTAATTTAATAGAAAAAATAGATTCAATCAAAGACCTTCATGATATTAAGAAGCTGATTCCTATTGAAGGGATAAAGATTTCAAGTGATGCCACAGAAGTTGGCAACCGCCTCCATGAAGGATACGCCGTTATACAGTTACAGGACAATCTAGAAGATTGTGCCCTCCTTAGCCTCGGAAACAGCCGACTCGGGAACCGTGAAACCAATGAAACGGAAAATGAATTTAGTGTGATTGGCCCTAAAACGGGATTTATCGAGGATCTCAATACAAATCTTCATCTAATAAGAGGCGGGCTCGTAACAACCAATCTCATATTTGATGAGATGGAGGTGGGAACAAGATCGAAAACGAAGGTTGTAGTTGCCTATTTAGAGGGAGTTACAAATCCGGAATTTGTTCAGACAGCTAGACAACGGATATCAGATCTTGATATTGATGTATTATACGATAACACCCGATTGGAACAATTAATCTCGGACCACGTCAACACCCCATTTCCGTTATATATCACAACCGAAAGGGTAGACAGAGCGATTTTCGCTTTAGTACAGGGGCAAGTGGCTATCATTAGCGATAAATCGTGCTATGTTGTGACGGGGCCAGCAAACCTTATGGATTTTTTTTCATCTCCCGAAGATTTTTATCTCCCTTGGATTGTTGGGACATTTTTTAAACTCATTCGGATCATTGGTATGCTGTTTTCGGTTTTTTCGACTCCTTTTTATGTTGCCATTTTAACTTTCCACTTTGAGGTGGTACCGAAGGATTTATTGGGGCCGATTGTTTATTCAAGAGCAAATGTTCCTTTTCCGCCAGTAGTAGAAGTTCTGTTTTTAGAATTAACTATTGAATTTTTAAGAGAAGCGGGTGCAAGGCTGCCAACGAAAATTGGGCAGACACTTGGGATTGTCGGGGGAATTGTCATTGGTCAGGCAACCGTTGAAGCGGCCTTAACCAGTAATATCTTATTAATTATTGTCGCTTTATCAGCCCTATCGTCCTTTACGACCCCGATTTATAAAATGTCAAATGCAATAAGAATTCTGCGGTATCCTTTTATTGTACTCGCTGCCCTGTATGGGGGATTTGGTATATATCTTGGTGTCATTCTTTTAATTGGGCATTTGATGCGTCTTAAATCATTTGGCAGTCCTTACATGATTCCATTATTCCCCTACAGAAAGGGCGGTTTTAGTCAATCATTTACGAGGCTGCCGTTTCCCTATATTCATAAGCGTCCTTCGTTTCTAAGACCCTTAACCCGGAAAATGTATGATCCAAAGACTAAACAGGACCCCGAGGAAGGCCTGAATACTGAATAA
- a CDS encoding TetR/AcrR family transcriptional regulator C-terminal domain-containing protein: protein MSIYIEKNRKTKELIQRSFLQILEHKPFESITIGDITKIAQINRGTFYLHFIDKFDLLDQIEHQLFAEIGNHIDELQSRYSSTQTLEKEQEHLAATLFSVIELHSPILRIFLSNHGRAGFHIRLRDAFSEKVRVNLEKNKSINAHLNVPLEYFLSFITSAFLGLIEQWVQNGLDKTPQEMTSLYIDIISFIQKR, encoded by the coding sequence TTGAGTATTTATATAGAGAAGAATCGGAAAACGAAGGAGCTAATTCAAAGGTCATTTTTGCAAATATTAGAGCATAAGCCGTTTGAATCGATTACGATAGGCGATATTACGAAGATAGCACAAATCAATCGCGGGACATTTTATTTACACTTTATTGATAAATTCGATTTACTTGACCAAATAGAGCATCAGTTGTTTGCAGAGATAGGAAATCATATTGACGAATTACAATCTCGCTATTCCTCTACTCAAACACTTGAAAAAGAACAAGAGCATTTGGCCGCTACGTTATTCAGCGTGATTGAATTACATTCGCCAATATTGAGGATATTTTTAAGCAATCATGGCAGAGCAGGTTTTCACATTCGACTTAGAGATGCCTTTTCAGAAAAAGTGCGTGTTAATTTAGAGAAAAATAAAAGTATTAATGCCCATTTAAACGTTCCACTGGAATATTTTTTATCCTTTATCACGTCTGCTTTTTTAGGATTAATTGAACAATGGGTTCAAAATGGTTTAGATAAAACCCCTCAAGAAATGACCAGCCTATATATTGATATTATTTCCTTTATTCAAAAGAGATAA
- a CDS encoding ABC transporter permease, which yields MILFKEKLAWAAPIAVILIIALFSLNLFAQGNPQVKNLPVALIVNDEGDHVDAVKLAIGQMSKGIDGKEPMLAFTNEKEADIEDLFDDKKYYAALVIPEGYNDRLQNAITNNAAATLKVYINQGFNMTGANYAKTALNGFITQLSNQYSKNFIAQMQGQQLDANQASVLVNPIVPEEKVFNAITASTANGSAPTLMAVPAWVGALIGGFIVFLATSNIFKNQLLTRKQAVRLMGGQVLFGVIIALFSGFTVATLAQMAGINMPSYFLVAFFVSFAAFCFYLLVSAITAWIGKPAITLFMVVMLLGMGVLMTPQEMLPSFFVDFIRPWVPLRFASEGLREIFYFGSGFYTGGSFNTILGIGIGGLVIYLLSIFKPVRGQKN from the coding sequence GTGATATTATTTAAAGAAAAGTTAGCATGGGCAGCTCCCATTGCTGTAATATTGATCATCGCACTATTCTCTTTAAACTTATTTGCGCAAGGAAATCCACAAGTGAAGAATCTTCCCGTTGCACTTATAGTGAATGATGAGGGCGATCATGTAGACGCTGTAAAATTAGCCATTGGACAAATGAGTAAAGGCATTGATGGCAAGGAACCAATGTTAGCTTTTACAAATGAAAAAGAAGCAGATATTGAAGATTTATTTGATGATAAAAAGTACTATGCTGCTTTAGTTATTCCTGAAGGTTATAATGATAGACTACAAAACGCCATAACTAACAACGCTGCTGCAACTTTGAAGGTATATATTAACCAAGGTTTTAACATGACTGGTGCAAACTATGCGAAGACGGCTTTAAACGGTTTCATTACGCAATTAAGTAACCAATATTCTAAGAACTTTATCGCACAAATGCAGGGGCAGCAACTGGATGCGAACCAAGCATCTGTACTTGTGAACCCGATTGTACCTGAAGAAAAAGTATTCAACGCCATTACGGCCTCTACAGCAAATGGGAGTGCGCCAACATTAATGGCGGTGCCCGCTTGGGTTGGTGCACTAATCGGTGGTTTCATTGTGTTTTTAGCAACATCAAACATCTTTAAGAATCAATTGTTAACACGTAAACAAGCAGTACGCCTAATGGGCGGCCAAGTTTTATTCGGCGTTATTATTGCACTATTCTCTGGCTTTACGGTTGCAACGCTTGCACAGATGGCTGGGATTAACATGCCAAGCTACTTCTTAGTTGCATTCTTTGTATCATTTGCCGCATTCTGTTTCTACCTATTAGTATCAGCCATTACAGCATGGATTGGCAAACCAGCCATTACATTATTCATGGTGGTTATGCTATTAGGTATGGGTGTTCTAATGACACCACAAGAAATGCTTCCAAGCTTCTTCGTAGACTTCATTCGTCCATGGGTACCTCTTCGCTTTGCTTCTGAAGGGTTACGGGAAATTTTCTACTTCGGTAGCGGCTTTTACACTGGTGGTTCATTCAACACGATTTTAGGAATAGGTATTGGAGGCTTAGTCATTTACCTACTATCTATTTTCAAACCAGTTCGGGGGCAAAAAAACTAA
- a CDS encoding LysR family transcriptional regulator — MTLFQLEVFVKVVETKSFTKAGEQIGLSQSAVSQAVAALESALNVKLLNRGRNGITLTKIGERITGWILELIAIKTKIINEATGITELESGTIRIGSISGLSSKLLPGLISSFKKRFPGVEVVLYEGSVEEVKNWLKLSVVDVVVVTEEKREFEFIPLLQDKMVVFVPEDHPMSHQSVIQVKDIASEPFIMPKECNHVIRSIFKEQGFSPNVQFEVSDIATIIAMVQEGVGNTILPELSIPSALSRVRASYLSPQVYQNLGLEARSTEFTNPALHAFIHEAQEFTKNFSIKLFNSYQSIIVRKG; from the coding sequence ATGACTCTATTTCAATTAGAGGTTTTCGTAAAGGTAGTGGAAACAAAAAGTTTTACCAAGGCTGGTGAACAAATTGGACTCTCCCAGTCCGCCGTCAGTCAGGCCGTAGCTGCATTGGAATCAGCATTAAATGTAAAATTATTGAACCGAGGCAGAAACGGGATTACCCTAACCAAAATCGGCGAACGCATCACGGGTTGGATTCTCGAGTTAATCGCCATTAAAACCAAGATTATCAATGAAGCAACCGGAATTACCGAACTTGAATCAGGAACAATCAGAATTGGAAGTATTTCAGGTCTATCGTCGAAGCTATTACCGGGATTGATTAGTTCTTTTAAGAAGCGATTTCCTGGGGTAGAAGTGGTTCTCTATGAAGGGAGTGTGGAAGAAGTAAAAAATTGGCTTAAATTATCCGTAGTGGATGTTGTGGTGGTGACGGAGGAAAAGCGGGAATTTGAATTTATCCCCTTACTCCAGGATAAAATGGTCGTTTTTGTCCCGGAAGACCATCCAATGAGCCATCAATCAGTGATTCAGGTAAAGGATATTGCCAGTGAACCCTTCATCATGCCAAAGGAATGCAATCATGTTATTCGATCCATTTTTAAGGAACAGGGATTCTCTCCGAATGTTCAATTTGAAGTCAGTGACATTGCCACTATTATTGCCATGGTTCAGGAAGGAGTAGGAAATACGATTCTCCCGGAGCTTTCCATCCCTTCAGCCTTATCCAGAGTTAGGGCCTCGTATTTAAGCCCACAGGTATACCAGAATTTAGGCCTGGAGGCTCGATCGACCGAATTCACGAATCCCGCTCTACATGCATTCATTCACGAGGCGCAGGAATTCACAAAGAATTTTTCAATCAAATTATTTAATAGCTATCAATCTATTATTGTGCGAAAAGGATAG
- a CDS encoding thioredoxin family protein, with translation MSLLQAEGQQIYKEIQTSRSVLVDCWAPWCPPCRLIGAVLEEIDLEFDVKIVKVNADESLEFISEFQVMGLPTLLLFQDGQLVKRITGFQPKDLLVQTLKSSGIIE, from the coding sequence ATGAGTTTATTACAAGCAGAGGGACAGCAAATTTATAAGGAAATTCAAACAAGTCGGTCTGTACTGGTCGATTGCTGGGCACCATGGTGTCCACCTTGCAGATTAATTGGAGCCGTTTTGGAGGAAATTGATTTAGAATTTGATGTAAAAATTGTAAAAGTAAATGCGGATGAAAGTCTGGAGTTTATCAGTGAGTTTCAGGTAATGGGTTTACCAACATTATTACTTTTTCAAGATGGTCAGTTGGTAAAAAGGATCACTGGTTTTCAACCTAAGGACCTGCTAGTTCAAACCCTTAAAAGTTCAGGAATCATTGAATAA
- a CDS encoding PadR family transcriptional regulator codes for MEHRSLILLGLLMGQSQHGYQINEFIERNLSTVTDMKKPTAYATLDKLNQKGYIDIHFVQEGNRPTRKVYSINEKGRTYFYQLLMNNLSSAESVNYQGDIGLMFIDFLPMDQAVPALKERLKKNKKLIDLFKQTPAHGIRFGVNLAVNHKITMLEAEIAFLENTIQNLVHSN; via the coding sequence GTGGAACATCGCTCACTCATTCTGCTTGGGTTACTAATGGGACAAAGTCAACACGGATATCAAATTAATGAATTCATTGAAAGAAACTTAAGTACTGTAACAGACATGAAAAAACCCACTGCTTATGCAACTCTAGATAAACTAAATCAAAAGGGTTATATAGATATTCATTTCGTACAAGAAGGAAATAGGCCCACTCGAAAAGTGTACTCTATAAATGAAAAGGGCCGAACTTATTTTTACCAGTTACTAATGAATAATCTGTCTTCAGCAGAAAGTGTTAATTACCAAGGGGATATTGGGTTAATGTTTATTGATTTCCTTCCGATGGATCAAGCAGTACCAGCTTTGAAAGAAAGACTAAAGAAAAATAAAAAACTCATAGATCTATTTAAGCAAACTCCTGCACATGGAATACGATTCGGTGTTAATCTTGCAGTCAATCATAAGATTACCATGTTAGAAGCAGAAATTGCCTTTCTTGAAAATACCATTCAAAATCTTGTTCATTCGAATTAA
- a CDS encoding MFS transporter has translation MSNKSSSSTWAITLFCIGVFMAALDNGIISAALTTINSSFDVSANWGAWGVTIYTLGLAISIPIVGKISDRYGRKKLFIVEVALFGLGSLLVALSPSFGFYLSARFIQAMGGGGIFIIGSSHVLSTFPSEKQGKALGMLGAMNGVGAILGPNLGSFILDITDNWHFLFLINVPIAVILIILGSFKIQETKEPSVGKLDLIGTILLSLAVLSIMYGLTNIEGTSLLDSLATPDVYGFLLAGIALFTGLILFNRNLEKRDGDPILPVSLLVRPTYLLTLLIGALSGALLAGMIYIPSFSEQVLGIAAEYSGYWMTPLALASGIGAAFGGILVDKKGPILAVFLSGLITAIGFVLFPTWIDLKWQFIISSCIAGLGMGILLGAPLNILATERLEKDKGTALAGLSLSRQIGMTIAPSIYAGFIVRGFNQLPSLFQSDFSKILQQKMEKADISPEAMQEFQQVVSNMPTTGASSSADYSKILEHIQDPTLKEVIQSSVDQITLMAAQDGYGGLFYSTVVIAVLVVLLAIILKPIRSRGLQQKV, from the coding sequence ATGAGTAATAAGTCATCAAGTTCAACTTGGGCGATTACATTGTTTTGTATCGGTGTATTTATGGCAGCTTTAGATAACGGAATTATTAGTGCGGCTTTAACAACGATTAACAGTTCCTTCGATGTTTCTGCCAACTGGGGTGCTTGGGGTGTGACGATCTATACACTTGGCTTAGCCATCAGTATCCCCATTGTAGGTAAAATTTCTGATCGGTACGGTCGGAAAAAACTATTTATCGTGGAAGTAGCCTTATTTGGACTTGGATCATTGTTGGTAGCGCTAAGCCCCAGCTTCGGATTTTATTTAAGTGCTCGTTTTATCCAAGCAATGGGTGGCGGAGGAATCTTCATCATTGGCAGCTCCCACGTATTAAGTACATTCCCATCTGAAAAACAAGGGAAAGCACTTGGAATGTTGGGTGCGATGAACGGGGTAGGGGCAATTTTAGGTCCAAACCTCGGCAGTTTTATTTTGGATATAACAGATAATTGGCATTTTCTATTTCTTATAAATGTGCCGATTGCCGTGATTCTAATTATTTTGGGATCCTTTAAAATCCAGGAAACGAAGGAACCTTCTGTTGGGAAACTAGATTTAATTGGAACGATTCTTTTATCATTAGCCGTTCTTAGTATCATGTACGGTCTAACAAACATTGAAGGAACCTCCTTACTAGATAGCCTGGCAACTCCTGATGTTTATGGCTTCTTACTCGCGGGAATTGCCTTATTTACAGGATTAATCCTCTTTAACCGCAATTTGGAAAAACGCGATGGGGATCCGATATTACCAGTCAGCCTGCTAGTCCGCCCTACCTACTTACTGACATTATTAATCGGAGCGCTATCGGGGGCATTACTTGCAGGAATGATTTACATTCCTTCATTTTCAGAGCAAGTATTAGGAATTGCTGCAGAATACTCTGGCTATTGGATGACACCATTGGCATTAGCATCTGGTATCGGAGCAGCATTTGGCGGGATTCTTGTTGATAAAAAGGGACCGATACTTGCTGTGTTTTTATCTGGCCTCATCACGGCGATTGGTTTTGTGTTATTCCCAACATGGATTGATTTGAAATGGCAATTTATCATTTCTTCTTGTATTGCCGGCCTTGGAATGGGGATCCTTTTAGGGGCTCCTTTGAATATTTTAGCGACAGAGCGTCTTGAAAAAGATAAAGGAACAGCATTAGCTGGGCTCTCACTTTCCCGTCAAATTGGGATGACCATTGCGCCATCTATTTATGCTGGATTTATAGTACGAGGGTTTAACCAGCTTCCAAGTCTGTTCCAAAGTGATTTCAGTAAGATTTTACAGCAGAAAATGGAAAAGGCCGATATAAGCCCAGAAGCGATGCAAGAGTTCCAACAAGTTGTTAGCAACATGCCTACTACTGGTGCTTCATCGAGTGCCGATTACTCTAAAATATTGGAGCACATTCAAGATCCAACATTAAAAGAGGTCATCCAATCAAGTGTAGATCAAATTACCTTGATGGCTGCACAAGATGGATATGGAGGATTATTCTACTCGACAGTCGTCATTGCAGTGCTTGTTGTTCTATTGGCCATTATTTTAAAACCTATTCGCAGCAGAGGCCTGCAGCAAAAAGTGTGA
- a CDS encoding SDR family oxidoreductase produces the protein MKIIIFGATGGVGQHVVKQALEKGFKVTAFVRTPSKIKLAHEQLQILQGDAFNKEEVTAAIAGHDAVVSCLGSNQGMKKSTELEEMTKNIVAGMQAHNVKRIIYTASAGINNEIPGISGKMVMKMLKNALTDHRHAVDDIQAHGLNFTIVRPMGLTNDAETGKYRESKDGVPDKARSISRADVAHFIVKALSDRQYENSSIGIAK, from the coding sequence ATGAAAATTATTATATTTGGTGCAACTGGCGGCGTGGGCCAACATGTCGTGAAGCAAGCTTTAGAAAAGGGGTTTAAGGTAACTGCATTTGTACGCACTCCATCAAAGATTAAATTGGCTCACGAGCAATTACAAATTTTGCAGGGCGATGCCTTCAATAAAGAGGAAGTCACAGCAGCGATTGCAGGACATGATGCAGTCGTGTCCTGTTTAGGCTCCAATCAAGGAATGAAAAAATCAACGGAGCTTGAAGAGATGACGAAAAATATTGTAGCTGGAATGCAAGCACATAATGTCAAACGAATCATCTACACAGCATCTGCGGGAATTAACAATGAAATTCCAGGTATTAGCGGGAAAATGGTCATGAAAATGCTAAAAAATGCTCTGACGGATCATCGCCATGCCGTTGATGATATTCAAGCACATGGATTGAATTTTACGATCGTTCGGCCGATGGGGTTAACGAATGATGCCGAAACAGGAAAGTACAGGGAGTCAAAAGATGGCGTACCAGACAAGGCAAGATCAATTTCACGCGCTGATGTTGCACACTTTATTGTGAAAGCATTAAGCGACAGACAATACGAAAACTCCTCTATCGGCATTGCAAAATAA